A stretch of the Lolium perenne isolate Kyuss_39 chromosome 3, Kyuss_2.0, whole genome shotgun sequence genome encodes the following:
- the LOC127342733 gene encoding uncharacterized protein: MALNSSSQDASSPPATHRVLITNKHGEKLAGLLHPTGSNKIVVLCHGFTASKSDSIIVDLADAITKQGLSIFRFDFSGNGESEGEFQYGNYRKEADDLHSIVSYLYQEKYDVTAIVGHSKGGDVVVLYASLYDDVRMVVNLSGRFYLEKGIEERLGKEFIDRINKEGYIDVTDKSGKVLYRVTNDSLMERLNTDMLATSLSIGKECSFFTVHCSADGIIPVEDAYEFAKHIPTHKLRVIEGADHCYTAHRKELSDAVVDFITSNKGIPH; encoded by the exons ATGGCGCTCAACTCTTCCTCCCAGGATGCTTCCAGCCCTC CTGCCACACACAGGGTACTGATAACGAACAAGCATGGAGAGAAACTTGCGGGACTGCTGCATCCCACGGGTTCGAACAAGATTGTAGTCTTGTGCCATGGCTTTACTGCCTCCAAG AGTGATAGCATCATTGTTGATCTAGCAGATGCAATAACAAAACAAGGACTTAGTATCTTCCGCTTTGATTTCAGTGGAAATGG AGAAAGTGAAGGCGAGTTCCAGTACGGCAACTATAGGAAAGAGGCTGACGACTTACATTCTATTGTCTCGTATCTTTATCAGGAGAAGTACGATGTCACGGCTATTGTCGGTCACAGCAAGG GTGGAGATGTGGTTGTTCTGTATGCTTCCCTGTATGACGATGTCCGCATGGTTGTCAACTTGTCTGGCCGATTTTATTTGGAGAAAGGCATTGAAGAACGGCTAGGGAAAGAATTTATTGACAGGATAAACAAGGAAGGTTACATTGACGTCACCGACAAGTCAG GAAAGGTTTTATACAGGGTAACAAACGACAGCTTGATGGAACGACTGAACACTGATATGCTTGCAACGAGCCTTTCCATCGGCAAAGAATGCAG CTTCTTCACAGTTCATTGTTCAGCTGATGGGATCATCCCGGTGGAAGATGCATATGAGTTTGCAAAGCATATACCGACTCACAAACTGCGTGTCATCGAGGGAGCAGATCACTGCTACACCGCACATCGTAAAGAACTTTCGGACGCTGTGGTGGATTTCATCACGTCCAACAAG GGGATACCTCATTAG
- the LOC127342731 gene encoding uncharacterized protein, which yields MPGAARARRRHPSTMAQPQSASSQVASEPGATEHRVVITNKHGEKLVGILHQTGSNKVVVFCHGFTASKKSGVIVDLADAITRQGISVFRFDFSGNGESEGEFQYGNYRKEADDLHSVVSYLNQDKYDVTAIVGHSKGGDVVVLYASMYDDVRTVVNLSGRFYLEKGIEERLGKDFIDRINKEGYIDVTGKSGKVLYRVTKESLMERINIDMREASLSISKECSFFTVHGSSDEFIPAEDAYEFAKHIPNNKLRVIEGANHCYTAHRKELSSAVVDFIMSNKAPDTLLAKDE from the exons ATGCCAGGTGCCGCACGAGCCCGCCGCCGCCATCCGTCAACCATGGCGCAGCCGCAATCCGCTTCCTCCCAGGTTGCTTCCGAGCCCG GTGCTACAGAACACAGGGTAGTCATAACAAACAAGCATGGAGAGAAACTTGTGGGGATACTGCATCAAACGGGTTCGAACAAGGTTGTAGTCTTCTGTCATGGCTTTACGGCCTCCAAG AAGAGTGGCGTCATTGTTGATCTAGCAGATGCAATAACAAGACAAGGAATTAGTGTCTTTCGCTTTGATTTCAGTGGGAACGG AGAAAGTGAAGGGGAGTTCCAGTACGGCAACTACAGGAAAGAAGCTGACGACTTGCATTCTGTTGTCTCATATCTTAATCAGGACAAATATGATGTCACAGCTATTGTTGGTCACAGCAAGG GAGGAGATGTGGTTGTTCTGTATGCTTCCATGTACGACGATGTCCGCACAGTTGTCAACTTGTCTGGCCGATTTTATTTAGAGAAAGGCATTGAAGAACGCCTAGGGAAAGACTTTATTGACAGGATCAACAAGGAAGGTTACATTGACGTCACAGGCAAGTCAG GAAAGGTTTTATACAGGGTAACAAAAGAAAGCTTGATGGAAAGAATAAACATTGATATGCGTGAAGCGAGCCTTTCCATCAGCAAAGAATGCAG TTTCTTCACAGTTCATGGTTCATCTGATGAGTTCATTCCGGCGGAAGATGCATACGAGTTTGCAAAGCATATACCGAATAACAAACTCAGGGTCATCGAGGGAGCAAATCACTGCTACACTGCACATCGTAAAGAACTTTCAAGCGCTGTAGTGGATTTCATTATGTCCAACAAG GCACCAGATACCTTGTTAGCAAAAGATGAATGA